Part of the Quadrisphaera sp. DSM 44207 genome, GCAGCGTGTCCCCGGTCTGGTACAGGCGCAGCAGCAGCCGCCCGCCCTCGGAGAACTCGAGCATGGTGCCCATCACGGGGGGCAGCAGGGCCTGCGCGGGGCCGGGGGCGTGCCGGCCCGGCAGCGCCGTGACGCTCAGGTCGACCCCGTCGCGGCTCAGGTGGGCCGCCTCCCAGATGCGCAGCCCCACGGCGCGGCGGAAGCCGCGCGGGCGCAGCCGCCGCGCCGCGTGCCGGGTGGTGATCACCGGCACGTCGCGGTCCAGGGAGCGGGTGGCCACGCGGTCCCAGTGGTCGCCGTGGAAGTGGGACAGGACCACGGCGTCCAGCGGCGGCAGGTCGCCGACCTGCAGCGCGGGGTCGTGCAGCCGCTTCGACAGCAGGCCCCAGCCCAGGTGCACCCGCTGCCCGGCGTGCAGGAAGTTCGGGTCGGTCAGGAGCGTGAAGCCGCACGCGCGCACGAGCGTCGTCGCGGTGCCGATCCACAGCAGGGAGGCGGGCCCGGCGGCCCCGTCGGTTCGCGCCATGCCCGCCCCTACCCCCCGCGCGCGCCGCCTAGACTGCCGGGCCATGCCCGACATCACCCGCGACGAGGTCGCCCGCCTCGCCCGGCTGGCGCGGATCGACCTGTCCGGGGACGAGCTGGACCGCCTCGCCGGCCAGCTGGACCAGATCGTGCACGCGGTCGCGAGGGTCTCCGGCGCCGTGGGCGACGACGTCCCGGCCACCTCCCACCCGATCCCGCTGCGCAACGTGACCCGGCCCGACGTCGTCTCCGGCGTGCTGAGCGCCGAGGAGGCGCTGGCCGGCGCGCCCGAGGCCGAGGACGGCCGCTTCCGCGTGCCGCGCATCCTCGACGACGAGAGCTGAGAGGAGCAGCAGTGGACGAGCTCCTGCGCTGGGACGCCGCGGCGATGGCCGCGGCGGTCGCCGGCGGCGAGGTCAGCTCCGAGGAGGTCACCAGGGCCCACCTGGAGCGCATCGCCGAGGTCGACGGGCCCGCCGACACCGGCGTGCACGCCTTCCTGCACGTGGCGGCCGAGCAGGCGGTCGAGCAGGCGCGCGCCGTCGACGCCGCCCGCGCCGCCGGCGAGCCGCTCGGCCCGCTGGCCGGGGTGCCGATCGGCGTCAAGGATGTCATGGTCACGAAGGGCCTGCCGACCACGGCGGGCTCGCGGATCCTGGCCGGCTGGGTGCCCCCCTACGACGCCACGGTCGTGCGCCGGCTGCGCGAGGCGGGGCTGGTGACCCTGGGCAAGACGAACATGGACGAGTTCGCCATGGGCTCCTCCACCGAGCACTCCGCGTTCGGGCCCACGCGCAACCCCTGGGACGCCACGCGCATCCCCGGCGGCTCCGGCGGCGGCTCCTCCGCGGCGCTGGCCGCCTTCGAGGCGCCCCTGACCACCGGCACCGACACCGGCGGCTCGATCCGCCAGCCGGCCGCCGTCACCGGCACGGTCGGCGTCAAGCCCACCTACGGCGGGGTCTCCCGCTACGGCCTGATCGCGCTGGCGAGCAGCCTCGACCAGGCCGGCCCGTGCGCGCGCACCGTGCTCGACACCGCCCTGCTGCACGAGGTGATGGGCGGGCACGACCCGCTGGACTCCACCTCGATCGACGCCCCCGTGCCGCCCGTGGTCGCCGCCGCCCGCGAGGGCGCCCGCGGGGACCTGCGCGGGGTGCGCGTCGGCGTGGTGCGCGAGCTGGACGGCGAGGGCTACCAGGCCGGGGTGCGCACGCGCTTCGCCGAGGCCCTCGCGCACCTGCAGGCCGCCGGCGCCGACGTCGTCGAGGTCTCCTGCCCCGACGTCGAGCACGCCCTGGCCGCGTACTACCTGATCCTGCCCAGCGAGGCCAGCAGCAACCTGGCCCGCTTCGACGGCATGCGCTACGGCCTGCGCGTCGTGCCCGACGGCGAGGGCGTCACGGCCGAGCAGGTGATGTCCGCGACCCGCGCCGCGGGCTTCGGCGACGAGGTCAAGCGGCGCGTGATCCTCGGCACCTACGCGCTGTCCGCCGGGTACTACGACGCCTACTACGGCAGCGCGCAGAAGGTGCGCACCCTCGTCCAGCGCGACTTCGCCGCCGCCTTCGAGCAGGTCGACGTCCTGGTCTCCCCGACGGCGCCGACCACGGCGTTCCCGCTGGGGGAGAAGCTGGACGACCCGCTGGCGATGTACCTCAACGACGTCGCCACCATCCCGGCGAACCTCGCCGGCATCCCCGGCATGTCCGTGCCGGTCGGCCTGGCCCCGGAGGACGGCCTGCCCGTCGGCCTGCAGGTGCTCGCGCCCGCCGGGGCCGACGAGCGGCTCTACCGCGTCGGCGCGGCGCTGGAGGCCCGCCTCGTCGCGCAGTGGGGCGGTCCGCTGCTCGACCGCGTCCCCCAGTGGCGCCTCGCCGTGACAATGGCCTGAGGGACTCTGGTGATTACACGTCTCGAGATTGACGGCTTCAAGTCGTTTGCGGACTTCTCGGTAGATCTCCCTCCCTTCGTGGCTATTGTCGGGCCGAACGCCAGCGGCAAGTCGAACATCTTCGATGCCATGGCCTTTTTGGAGCGCGTCGTTAGTTCTCCGGTGGCCGAGGCGCTCGCACGGGGCAGGGGGGAGCCGGTGGAGCAGTTCCGGCTTCGGGGCGATGGCTCGCGTGTCCGGGCGATGCGCTTCTCGGTGGACCTATTAGTCGAAAAGCGCGTGGACGATGACTTCGGCACCTCGGCGGAAGTCACCCACACTCGGCTCCGGTATCGAATCGACATCGAGCAAAGATTAGATGAGCGTGGCGTGGAACGCCCGTTCATCGCTGAGGAGAGCATCCGGCCCATCCCCAAGGGTGAGGACGTCGCTATGCAGGGCGTTACCCGTTCATTCGCAGACGAACACCTCCTCTACCGTGCCAGTCAGTGGAAGATTCTTGAGACGGAGACGAGGGAGGACGGCAGGCGCGTCTTCAGCCTCAAGGGAGCCCGGCCTGGCGGCGGTCCGGGGCGAAACCGCGAGATCCCCGCGCAGCAAGCCGTCTCCTCTGTACTGACCAGTGTGACGACCGCTATTGAGTTTCCCTTTCTGTATGCCGTAAGACGCGAGATTCTCAGTTGGCGCTTCCTGCAGCTTGAGCCGTCCGCCTTGCGTCAGCCGTCCGTGGCGGGTGCCCCCGTCGACCATCTCGACACCAGCGGGCGCAACCTTGCCTGGGTGCTGGAGACGGTCCGTCAAGCGCAGGAGGCGGCCGGTGGAGCCGGTCTCGACACGTTGGCCGCCGACCTCGCCCGAGTGATCACCGGCTTTCGCTCCATCGCGGTCAGGCCCAATGAAGCGCGCGGTCAGTGGGAGCTGGAGCTCCACAGCCGCGAGGAAGGTGCATTCAGCGCACGGGTCGCCTCAGACGGGACACTGCGGCTACTTGCGCTACTCACGGCGCTGTATGAGCCGGACCGTCCAGGTGTCCTCTGTTTAGAAGAGCCGGAGAACGGCATCAACCCGCGCCGCCTCACCGCGATGCTGGCGGTACTGCGGCAGTTGGTCACCGACCCCCACGAGGCAGAAGGTGGCTCGGGAGGACTAGTCCAGCTCATCGTCTCGAGCCACTCACCGCTGCTGCCGTTGAGGATGGAACCGGACGAGCTGCTCGTGGTTGACACAGTGAGCCTCGTGGAGGACGGGGTTGGTGCGAGCAGGATCACCCGTGCTCGCCGCATCGTCCGTAACAGGGAGCAGATGGAGTTGGGCGACGGCGCAGACTGGTCCCCGCTGCCTCCGCACCAGCGAGAGAGGCTCTCGGGTATTACACCGGAGGATGGCGAGCGGATCGTCGACGCCGGATGAGGACAGGTGTGATGGTCGTCTACGGCGAGGGCCCGTCCGACCCGGACTTCTTCCCTCCAGTCCTGAGCCGAAGCCTCGAGGCGCTCCTGTTCGATCATGTTCAAGCGTCGTCATCGATGGACCTACGAGTCAATCTGGTGCCTAACGGGCAAGAGCCGCGGGGAGCGCGCATTGCCGCCGCTGTGCAGAAGGACCACCCCGATGCTGTCATCGTCGCCTTGCATTTTGACGCCACTGCTAACCCGAATCGGCAGCGTCGCCAGGTCTTCGACCCGGTCGAGGCAGAGTGGCCGGCAGGCCCTGGTACACCGGTCCTCGTGCCGCTCGCTCCCCGCCGGGAGATGGAGGCGTGGGCGCTTGCCGACCTCGATACTTTGCGGGGGGTAGTCGGTGTGCGACTCGATACCTCGACGGTCTTCGAGGGTCACCTTCTCGGCTCGGCTGAACAACTGAGCGAGCCGAAGCGCACTCTTGCAGAGTTGGTGGCCCAAGCCGTCCGACCCCGCAGACGCGCTCCTCGAGCAGCGGACTATTTGCCGTACATCGCAGAGAACTTGCCGCTGAGTTCCTTGCGGCGCCTACCCTCTTTCCAAGCCTTCGAGGAGTCGCTCGTGCACGCACTGACTGAGCTGGGGTGGACTAGCTATGCATGAGGGCGCCACGACTGATGCTCGCCGGCATGGCTTAGTCCCTTACAAGGATGCCGTGGCCCGCTACGACCCCGTCGTCGGCCTCGAGGTGCACGTGGAGCTGTCCACGGTGACCAAGATGTTCAGCGGCGCCCCCACCGCCTTCGGCGCCGCGCCGAACACCCAGGTGGACCCGGTCAGCCTCGGCCTGCCCGGCGCGCTGCCGGTGCTCAACGAGAAGGCGCTGGAGTCCGCCGTCCGGATCGGGCTGGCGCTGAACTGCACGATCGCCGCGCGGTGCCGGTTCGCGCGCAAGAACTACTTCTACCCGGACATGCCGAAGAACTTCCAGACCAGCCAGTACGACGAGCCGATCGCCTTCGACGGCTGGCTGGACGTCGAGGTGCCGGCCTGCGAGGACGGCAGCCGGCCCGCGTTCGTCCACCGCGTGGAGGTCGAGCGGGCGCACATGGAGGAGGACACCGGCAAGTCGCTGCACGTCGGCGGCTCCACCGGGCGCATCCACGGCGCCGAGCACTCCCTCGTGGACTACAACCGCGCCGGCATCCCGCTCGTCGAGATCGTCACCCGCCCGATCACCGGCGCCGGGGACCGCGCCCCGGAGGTGGCGCGCGCGTACGTGGCGACGCTGCGCGACCTGCTGCGGGCCCTGGACGTCTCCGACGTGAAGATGGAGCAGGGGTCGCTGCGCTGCGACGTCAACCTCTCCCTGCGCCCCTCCCCGCACGCCCCGCTGGGCACCCGCACCGAGACGAAGAACGTCAACTCCCTGCGCTCGGTGGAGCGCGCGGTGCGCCACGAGGTCTCCCGCCAGGCGGCGCTGCTGGACGCCGGCGCGCGGGTGGTGCAGGAGACGCGCCACTGGCACGAGGACACCGGCCTGACCACCTCCGGGCGGGAGAAGTCCGACGCGGAGGACTACCGCTACTTCCCCGAGCCGGACCTCGTGCTGGTCGCGCCCGACCCGGCGTGGGTGGAGCGGCTGCGCGCCGCGCTGCCCGAGCCGCCCGCGGCGCGCCGGCGCCGGCTGCAGGAGGCGTGGGGCCTGAGCGACCTGGACCTGCGCGACGTGCTCAACGCCGGCGCGCTGGACCTCGTGGAGGCCACCACGGCCGCCGGCGCCTCCGCGGCGAGCGCCCGCAAGTGGTGGACCGGGGAGCTGGCCCGGCACGCCAAGGCCCGCGGCACCGGCCTCGCCGACCTGCCCGTCACCCCGCACCAGGTCGCCGAGCTGCAGGCCCTCGTCGACGGCGGGCGCCTGTCCGACAAGCTCGCGCGCCAGGTCCTCGAGCACGTGCTCGCCGGGCAGGGCGACCCGGCCGCCGTCGTCGAGGCGCGCGGCCTCGGCGTCGTCAGCGACGAGGGAGCGCTCGTGGCGGCCGTCGACGAGGCGCTCGCGGCGTCCCCGGACGTCGCGGAGAAGATCCGCGGCGGCAAGGTCGCCGCGGCCGGCGCCGTCGTCGGGGCCGTGATGAGGGCCACGCGCGGGCAGGCGGACGCCGCCCGGGTGCGCGAGATCGTGCTGGAGCGCGTGGGCGCCGGCGCGTGAGCCGCTCGTGACGCGCACCGGCCTCCCGGCCGGTCCCGCTCCGTGAGGGGTCGCGTCCGCGGTGCCGCACCGGGCTGCGCCGCTGCGCGGCCGTGGCACCCTTCGTCCACCGCGTGATCTCGCAGCGCGCCGCTGCGCCGGCTTGGAAGGACGACCCCGTCGTGGCCCGTCGCGACCCCTTCGCCCCCGTCGTGAACGACCGCTTCGCGCGGCAGCTGCGCGCCATGGCCGACCCGGGGCCGTCCCCCGCGGCCGTGCCGGTCTCCTCCGCCTCGGCGCCGGTGACCCGGTTCTCCGACGGGGTCGAGCGCGTCAACCTGGGGTCGAACAACTACCTCGGCCTGACCACCGACCCGCAGGTGGTGGCGGGCGCGCAGGCCGCCCTGGACCGCTACGGCACGGGCGCCTGCGGCTCGCGGATGCTCAACGGCACGACGGACCTGCACCTGGCCCTCGAGGCCGAGCTCGCGGACTTCTACGGCGTCGAGGCGGCGGTGGTGACCACCAGCGGCTTCACGGCCAACCTCGCGCTGCTCTCCTCGGTGGGCCGTCCGGGGGACGCCCTCCTGGTGGACTCCCAGGCCCACGCGTCCCTGCAGATGGGTGCCGGGGCGTCCCGGGCGGCGCTCGTGCGCTGGCGCCACAACGACCTGGACGCCCTGCGCGCCGAGCTCGAGGCCGTCGACCCCGCGGCGGGGGTGGTCGTCGTCGTGGACGGCGTCTACTCCATGCACGGCGGGACCGCGCCGCTGCCGCGGATCGCCGCGCTGTGCCGGGACGCCGGCGCGCGGCTGGTCGTCGACGAGGCGCACGGCATCGGCGTGCTGGGGGAGCGCGGCCGGGGCGCCGCGGAGGCCGCGGGCGTGCTGGACTCCGTGGACGCCGTGACGGTGACGCTGAGCAAGGCGCTCGGCTCGTGCGGGGGCGCGGTGCTGACCGGTGCCGCCGTGGCCGAGGGCCTGCGGGGGGCGGCCAGGCCGTACGTGTTCGCCACCTCGAACGTGCCGGCCTCCCTGGGCGCCTCGCTCGCCGCGCTGCGCGTGCTGCGCGCCGACCCGGAGCGCCCGCGGCGCGTCCGGGCGCTGGCGGGCCTGCTGCGGCGCGAGCTGGAGCTCGCGGGCGTGCCGACCCTGCCCGGGGAGGCCGCCGTCGTGGCCGTCCCCGGAGGCTCGACGCAGGACACGCTGGCGGCCTGGCGCGCCGTCTTCGCGCGCGGCGTGTACGTCAACGCGGTCATCCACCCCGCCGTGCCCCGGGGCGAGGGGCTGCTGCGGCTGTCCGTGATGGCCACCCACGACGAGCGGCTCGTCGAGCGGGCCGTGGCAGCGGTCGCGGACGGCGTGCGGGCGGCGAGGGAGCGTCGCGTCGCGGTGCTCCCCGACGAGCGGGCCCCCGCCCTGCGCTGATGGGGGAGCCGCGTGCCGCGCCGGACGTCAAGGCGGGCAGCTCGGGGACCGATGGTCCCGAGGTGCCTCCCGTCGTCGCCGTGCGCTCGCTGCGCGCCATGTCCGTCGCCACGACGCTGTCCGGGATCTCCGGCGCGTCCGTGACCGTGGTGCTCGGCGTGAACGGGTCCGTCCACGCGTTCTGGGTCGGGGCCCTGCTCTCGGCGGTGCTGGCGGTCGGCGGCGGGCTCGTCCTGGTCCGGCGCTCCGGCTACGGGGGGCAGCGCTCCGCGGTGCGCGCCGCCATGGGGGCCGCGGGGCTCGTGTGGGGCGCGGGCCAGGCGCTCGTGGGCCTGAGGGCCCTGGCGGCGCCCGGCGCACCGGTCGTGGCCGGGCTCGGGGAGGTCGTGTGCACCGCCGCGGGCCCGCTGGCCCTGGCCAGCCTCCTGTCCTTCCCCCGGCCCGCCGGACCCGCCGGCCGGCGCTGGCGGCTGGCGCTGGACGCCCTCGTGATCGCCGCCGCCGGTGCGGCCCTGCTCTGGCAGACCGTGTACCGGCAGATCGAGATGACCGCCTCGCCGTGGCTGGTGGTCGCCGTGCTGCTGGCGGACCTGTCCATCCTGGCCCTCGGCCTGCAGGTCTCCCTCGCGGGGCTGGACAGGGGGGTCCTGCTGGCCGCGGTGGGCCTCAGCCTCTTCGCCGTCGGCGACCTGGACGCCACGCGGGCCGTCGTCCAGCCCGGCGGCACGTGGCCGTGGCAGGCCGCTGCCGCCGCCTGCCTCGCCTGGCCCCTCGTCGCGGCGGGACTGCTCCTGGCGGGGGCGGGGCCCGCGGGCCCCGCGGCGCTGCGCCGGATCTCGCCCGAGGCGCGCACCGGCATCCCCGCCACCGTCGTGGTGCTGGGCCTGGGCGCGGCCCTGTGGGTGTCCGCGAGCGCCGACGAGGACGGCCTCGACAGGACGGGAGCCGCCCTCGTCGTCGTGCTCATCGTCCTCTTCGGCGTCCGCGAGGCGCTGCTGCAGCGCCAGCGCCTGGCGCTGGTGCGCTCGCTGACCGACCAGGCCGAGCGCGACTTCCTCACCGGGCTGGGCAACCGGCGGGCGCTGAGCGCGCGGATGGAGGCCCTGGCGCGCCGTCCCGAGCGCTCCAGCGTCGTGGTGATCGACCTCGACGGCTTCAAGGACGTCAACGACCGCGTCGGCCACGCGGCGGGGGACCAGCTCCTCGTCGAGGCCGCCGCGGCGATGCGCGACCACCTGCCGGCCGGCTGGCGCTGCTACCGGCTCGGCGGTGACGAGTTCGCCGCCACCGGGCCCGGCTGCGTCGTCGCCGCGGCCGACGTCGCCGCGGGCCTGCTCACCGCCCTGCGCAGCGCCGCCGTCGCCGTGGACGGCGTCGCGCAGGTCGTCGTCTCCGCCAGCGCGGGCGTCGCCGCGCTGCCCGCCGAGGGCGCCGGGGAGCCCCTGGCCGCGCTGTCGGAGGCGAGCACCGCCCTGCAGGAGGCCAAGCGCGGCGGGCGCGACCGCGTGGTGGTGCACTCCGACGAGGTCGCCGCCACCGCCCGCCGGCGCGCCCTGGTGGGCCGCCGGCTGCGCGAGGCGCTGGCCGAGGACTCCCTGGACGCCCTCCTGCAGCCGGTGGTGGACATCCGCACCGGCGGCGTCGTCGGCTTCGAGGTGCTCTCGCGGTGGACCGACGCCGAGCTGGGCGTCGTCCCCCCGGACGAGTTCGTCCCGGTCGCCGAGCAGAACGGCCTCGTCGTGCAGCTGGGCGGCGCCGTGCTGCGCCGCGGCCTGGCCGGCCTGTGCGGCGCCGGCGGGGTCGAGCGGGGGCTGCGGCTGTCCGTCAACGCCTCGCCCCTGGAGCTGCGCAACCCCGGCTACGTCGCGGCCGTCCTCGGCGCCCTGCACGAGGCCGGCGTGCCCTGCCACCTGCTCGTCGTCGAGGTCACCGAGGCCGTCTACGTCACGCGCGAGGACCCGGCCGTCGCGACGCTGGAGGCGCTGGCCGCCGAGGGCGTGCGGATCGCGGTGGACGACTTCGGCACCGGGTACTCCTCGCTGTCCTACCTCGGGCGCCTGCCGGTGCACCTGGTCAAGGTCGACCGCTCCCTGACGGAGCAGCTCGCGCAGACCCGCACCCGCGCCGTGGTCGAGGCGCTCGTGCGCCTCAGCCGGGCCCTCGACCTCGTCGTCGTCG contains:
- a CDS encoding MBL fold metallo-hydrolase, yielding MARTDGAAGPASLLWIGTATTLVRACGFTLLTDPNFLHAGQRVHLGWGLLSKRLHDPALQVGDLPPLDAVVLSHFHGDHWDRVATRSLDRDVPVITTRHAARRLRPRGFRRAVGLRIWEAAHLSRDGVDLSVTALPGRHAPGPAQALLPPVMGTMLEFSEGGRLLLRLYQTGDTLLFEGLDEIPRRYPDIDVGVLHLGGTTLPGGLVVTMDGAMGAELVQRVRPGIAVPVHHGDYTVFRSPLQDFLTAAQERGLADRVRAVERGGAVELPLRGPA
- the gatC gene encoding Asp-tRNA(Asn)/Glu-tRNA(Gln) amidotransferase subunit GatC, with amino-acid sequence MPDITRDEVARLARLARIDLSGDELDRLAGQLDQIVHAVARVSGAVGDDVPATSHPIPLRNVTRPDVVSGVLSAEEALAGAPEAEDGRFRVPRILDDES
- the gatA gene encoding Asp-tRNA(Asn)/Glu-tRNA(Gln) amidotransferase subunit GatA produces the protein MAAAVAGGEVSSEEVTRAHLERIAEVDGPADTGVHAFLHVAAEQAVEQARAVDAARAAGEPLGPLAGVPIGVKDVMVTKGLPTTAGSRILAGWVPPYDATVVRRLREAGLVTLGKTNMDEFAMGSSTEHSAFGPTRNPWDATRIPGGSGGGSSAALAAFEAPLTTGTDTGGSIRQPAAVTGTVGVKPTYGGVSRYGLIALASSLDQAGPCARTVLDTALLHEVMGGHDPLDSTSIDAPVPPVVAAAREGARGDLRGVRVGVVRELDGEGYQAGVRTRFAEALAHLQAAGADVVEVSCPDVEHALAAYYLILPSEASSNLARFDGMRYGLRVVPDGEGVTAEQVMSATRAAGFGDEVKRRVILGTYALSAGYYDAYYGSAQKVRTLVQRDFAAAFEQVDVLVSPTAPTTAFPLGEKLDDPLAMYLNDVATIPANLAGIPGMSVPVGLAPEDGLPVGLQVLAPAGADERLYRVGAALEARLVAQWGGPLLDRVPQWRLAVTMA
- a CDS encoding AAA family ATPase, whose translation is MITRLEIDGFKSFADFSVDLPPFVAIVGPNASGKSNIFDAMAFLERVVSSPVAEALARGRGEPVEQFRLRGDGSRVRAMRFSVDLLVEKRVDDDFGTSAEVTHTRLRYRIDIEQRLDERGVERPFIAEESIRPIPKGEDVAMQGVTRSFADEHLLYRASQWKILETETREDGRRVFSLKGARPGGGPGRNREIPAQQAVSSVLTSVTTAIEFPFLYAVRREILSWRFLQLEPSALRQPSVAGAPVDHLDTSGRNLAWVLETVRQAQEAAGGAGLDTLAADLARVITGFRSIAVRPNEARGQWELELHSREEGAFSARVASDGTLRLLALLTALYEPDRPGVLCLEEPENGINPRRLTAMLAVLRQLVTDPHEAEGGSGGLVQLIVSSHSPLLPLRMEPDELLVVDTVSLVEDGVGASRITRARRIVRNREQMELGDGADWSPLPPHQRERLSGITPEDGERIVDAG
- a CDS encoding DUF4276 family protein; the protein is MMVVYGEGPSDPDFFPPVLSRSLEALLFDHVQASSSMDLRVNLVPNGQEPRGARIAAAVQKDHPDAVIVALHFDATANPNRQRRQVFDPVEAEWPAGPGTPVLVPLAPRREMEAWALADLDTLRGVVGVRLDTSTVFEGHLLGSAEQLSEPKRTLAELVAQAVRPRRRAPRAADYLPYIAENLPLSSLRRLPSFQAFEESLVHALTELGWTSYA
- the gatB gene encoding Asp-tRNA(Asn)/Glu-tRNA(Gln) amidotransferase subunit GatB, with protein sequence MHEGATTDARRHGLVPYKDAVARYDPVVGLEVHVELSTVTKMFSGAPTAFGAAPNTQVDPVSLGLPGALPVLNEKALESAVRIGLALNCTIAARCRFARKNYFYPDMPKNFQTSQYDEPIAFDGWLDVEVPACEDGSRPAFVHRVEVERAHMEEDTGKSLHVGGSTGRIHGAEHSLVDYNRAGIPLVEIVTRPITGAGDRAPEVARAYVATLRDLLRALDVSDVKMEQGSLRCDVNLSLRPSPHAPLGTRTETKNVNSLRSVERAVRHEVSRQAALLDAGARVVQETRHWHEDTGLTTSGREKSDAEDYRYFPEPDLVLVAPDPAWVERLRAALPEPPAARRRRLQEAWGLSDLDLRDVLNAGALDLVEATTAAGASAASARKWWTGELARHAKARGTGLADLPVTPHQVAELQALVDGGRLSDKLARQVLEHVLAGQGDPAAVVEARGLGVVSDEGALVAAVDEALAASPDVAEKIRGGKVAAAGAVVGAVMRATRGQADAARVREIVLERVGAGA
- a CDS encoding aminotransferase class I/II-fold pyridoxal phosphate-dependent enzyme is translated as MAPFVHRVISQRAAAPAWKDDPVVARRDPFAPVVNDRFARQLRAMADPGPSPAAVPVSSASAPVTRFSDGVERVNLGSNNYLGLTTDPQVVAGAQAALDRYGTGACGSRMLNGTTDLHLALEAELADFYGVEAAVVTTSGFTANLALLSSVGRPGDALLVDSQAHASLQMGAGASRAALVRWRHNDLDALRAELEAVDPAAGVVVVVDGVYSMHGGTAPLPRIAALCRDAGARLVVDEAHGIGVLGERGRGAAEAAGVLDSVDAVTVTLSKALGSCGGAVLTGAAVAEGLRGAARPYVFATSNVPASLGASLAALRVLRADPERPRRVRALAGLLRRELELAGVPTLPGEAAVVAVPGGSTQDTLAAWRAVFARGVYVNAVIHPAVPRGEGLLRLSVMATHDERLVERAVAAVADGVRAARERRVAVLPDERAPALR
- a CDS encoding bifunctional diguanylate cyclase/phosphodiesterase, which translates into the protein MPPVVAVRSLRAMSVATTLSGISGASVTVVLGVNGSVHAFWVGALLSAVLAVGGGLVLVRRSGYGGQRSAVRAAMGAAGLVWGAGQALVGLRALAAPGAPVVAGLGEVVCTAAGPLALASLLSFPRPAGPAGRRWRLALDALVIAAAGAALLWQTVYRQIEMTASPWLVVAVLLADLSILALGLQVSLAGLDRGVLLAAVGLSLFAVGDLDATRAVVQPGGTWPWQAAAAACLAWPLVAAGLLLAGAGPAGPAALRRISPEARTGIPATVVVLGLGAALWVSASADEDGLDRTGAALVVVLIVLFGVREALLQRQRLALVRSLTDQAERDFLTGLGNRRALSARMEALARRPERSSVVVIDLDGFKDVNDRVGHAAGDQLLVEAAAAMRDHLPAGWRCYRLGGDEFAATGPGCVVAAADVAAGLLTALRSAAVAVDGVAQVVVSASAGVAALPAEGAGEPLAALSEASTALQEAKRGGRDRVVVHSDEVAATARRRALVGRRLREALAEDSLDALLQPVVDIRTGGVVGFEVLSRWTDAELGVVPPDEFVPVAEQNGLVVQLGGAVLRRGLAGLCGAGGVERGLRLSVNASPLELRNPGYVAAVLGALHEAGVPCHLLVVEVTEAVYVTREDPAVATLEALAAEGVRIAVDDFGTGYSSLSYLGRLPVHLVKVDRSLTEQLAQTRTRAVVEALVRLSRALDLVVVAEGVEERWQAEALLDLGVGLGQGWLWSPGVPAGEAGRLLDGRAGGRVGGPALR